The DNA segment GCAAAATGAACGGTTGAAACTGGAACATATTTTCATCACCCACTCCCACGAAGACCATGTCGCGGCGCTGGGAGAAATCCGCGCGGCCAGTCCGGGCGTTCAAGTTCACAGCCATTCACGGCACGCGCCGGCGACTCAACGCCTGCAGGCCGGAGCGCAATTCGCATTGGGCGCTTTGAAAATCTCGTTTCGGGAAACGCCCGGACACGCGGCGGACGGAGTGACTTACGTGGTGAGCGGCTGGCCCGACCACGCGCCGGAGGTGGCGGTGGTCGGAGACACGGTTTTTGCGGGTTCAATGGGACGCGGCAACGACGGTTGGGAATTGGCGCGCAATAAAATTCGGGAGGAGATCCTGTCGTTGCCGCCAGCCACGTTGCTGTGTCCGGGGCATGGTCCGCTGACTTCGGTGGCGGAGGAGCGCGCCAACAATCCGTTCTTTTGATCTTTGCAAATTGACCTTCAGGATGGCGATGAGTAGCCTGTTATTCCCTGCAAGCAGGGTTTTATGCGACACACCATCTCAGTCCTCGTAGAAAATAAATTCGGCGTGCTGACCCGCGTGGCGGGCCTGTTCACGGGTCGTGGTTACAACATCCATTCCCTCAATGTCGCTCCAACGCATGACGCCACCGCGTCGTGCATGACCATTGTGACGCACGGAGACGACGCCACCCTCGAACAGATCATCAAACAGCTCAGCAAGTTGCCGGACGTGCTCAAGGTTCAACATTTCGAGGACGGCGAATACGTGGACCGCGAACTGGTGCTGGTAAAGGTGGCGGTGGATTCCAAACACCGCGCGGAGGTGATGCAGATCACGGATATCTTCCGCGCCAAGATCGTGGACGTGCAACCGAAAAACCTGATCATTGAAATCACCGGCGATGAGAACAAGATCGAAAAGTTCATCGGCTTGATGGACAACTTCGGGATCGTGGCGCTGACCCGCACCGGCAAAGCCGCCATGCCCCGCGCCTGACCTTTCAAGGCACGCGGAACTGATCGCGCAATTTTTTTAAATCAACGACGACAATTATTTTATGGCAAAAGTCTATACCGACAAAGACGCCGATCTCGGCGTGTTGAAAAACAAAACGCTCGCCGTGCTCGGCTTTGGCTCGCAAGGCCACGCCCACGCGCTCAACCTCAAAGACAGCGGCCTCAAGGTCATCATCGGCCTCTACGAAGGCAGCAAATCCATTCCCGTTGCGAAAGAAAAAGGCTTCAAGGTCTTTAGCACAGCGGAAGCGGTAAAGCGCGCCGATGTGATCATGGTCGCCCTGCCCGACACCAAGCAACCGGCCTGCTACGCGAAGGACATTGCGCCGAATTTAACCCCGGGCAAAACGCTCGTGTTCAGCCACGGCTTTTCCATCCATTTCAAAACCATTGTTCCGCCGAAAAATGTCAATGTGATCATGGTGGCGCCGAAAGGCCCGGGACACACGGTGCGGCGGCAGTACACCGAAGGTAAAGGTGTGCCGTGTTTGATCGCGGTCTATCAGAACCCCGGTAAAACCGCCAAGAAGATCGCGCTGGCCTGGGCCAAAGGCATTGGCGGCACGCGCGCGGGCGTCATCGAAACCAACTTCAAGGAAGAAACCGAAACCGATCTGTTTGGCGAACAAACCGTTCTGTGCGGCGGCATCAGCGCGCTGGTGCAGGCCGGATTTGAAACGCTGGTCGAAGCCGGTTATTCGCCCGAGATGGCGTATTTTGAATGTCTGCATGAATTGAAGCTGATCGTGGATTTAATGAATGAATCCGGCATCAGCGGCATGCGCTTCTCCATCTCCGAAACCGCCAAGTGGGGCGATATCACCGTCGGGCCGAAGATCGTGGACGCAAGCGTGAAGAAGCGGATGAAAGCCGCGTTGCAGGACATTCAATCCGGCAAATTTGCGAAGGCGTGGGTCAAGGAATACAAGGGCGGCTACAAGAAATACCACGCGCTGCTTAAGAAGGGTGAAAACCATCCGATTGAAAAAGTCGGCACGAAACTGCGCAGTCTGATGCCGTGGATGGGGAAGAAGAACATCAAAGGCGCGCAAGCCGCCTATTGATAAATCAGCCTGACTATTCAGCCGTTATCGTTTCTGGCGGTAACGGCTTTTTTGTGCCGGTCTCATGAAAACGAACTGGCCTGCCCATGCCGGAGAGAATAGGCACGAACAGGCCAGCCGCAGCCGCCAGCGCCCCCGATGACGGCTTAAAGTCTTGGGATGGTCAGCGTTGAAAATGCCCGTCTGAGAAATCGCTTGAGCGAGAAGCGAACGCTCCTCGTGAGGGAACCAGTCAGGTAAATTTCCTCTCTCAAGCTGCCACGAAGTTTCATGGTCGCGGCAACTTACGGCGCAGCGCGCCGGATGCAATTAGGCCCTTCCGGATTCTCCACCCGGGTGTTTCCCGGTAAAAAGAAACCCCCTGCGGAATTGGCTTCCGAAGGGGGTGAAATGACGAAGCGAAACTCAGGGACGATCTATTTCTCCCAATGGGCGGATCCAAATGTTGCGATAACGAACCAGATCGCCGTGATCTTGCAACCCGATCGGGCCGCGAGAAGTTTTGGTTTCGTTGTAGCTGGTGAGTTCGCGGTGCTTGGTGGGGCCGAGATACTCGCGATGATTTTGCAGCACGACTCCGTTGACGATGATGGTGACGGCAGCCTTCCGGGTCAATTGCCCGGCCGCATCCCAACGCGGGGCTTCAAAAATAATATCGTAACTCTGCCATTCCCCCGGCTTTTTGCTGGGATTGGCCAATGGCGGAAATTGCCCGTACATCCCGCCCAGTTGCCCATCGGCATAAGTGGGATTTTGATAGCTGTCGAGCACCTGCGCTTCATATTGACCGATCAAAAAAATTCCGCTGTTCCCGCGTCCCTGGCTGTTGCCTTTGACAACGACGGGGGAGGCGAATTCCAGGTGCAGTTGAAAATCTTCAAACTCCTGTTTGGTGCGGATTGATCCCGCCGCCGGCGTGACTTCCATATAACCATTCTGCACTTTCCAGCCCGCCGCGCCACCGTGTTCGTTTTGCCATTGGGACAAGTCCTTGCCATCAAACAACACCACTGCATCCGAAGGGGCGCCGGCGTTCAGACTGAAACTCGCTGCCGGCGTGACCACTGCGGGACGCGGGCGATTTGAGTCGTGAACATGCCATTTCTGGCCGGGAATGATCGGCGTATCGGTGTAACCCGGGGACTCATCGGCCGGCGCGTTCAGGTTGGTAAGCGTCATACTAATTCCCATCAGGAAAAG comes from the Verrucomicrobiia bacterium genome and includes:
- a CDS encoding MBL fold metallo-hydrolase, whose amino-acid sequence is MNLEDHLGDIIRKGRMIANVSRPAAAQAAGLTEAELSDLEESGNFSRRPNFAALGPIIKMEARKLEAIAAGWLPRPPQLKRWQHLRLLVSEGEGMTVNCYLVWDASTREAALFDTGFDAQPILQMVQNERLKLEHIFITHSHEDHVAALGEIRAASPGVQVHSHSRHAPATQRLQAGAQFALGALKISFRETPGHAADGVTYVVSGWPDHAPEVAVVGDTVFAGSMGRGNDGWELARNKIREEILSLPPATLLCPGHGPLTSVAEERANNPFF
- the ilvN gene encoding acetolactate synthase small subunit; the protein is MRHTISVLVENKFGVLTRVAGLFTGRGYNIHSLNVAPTHDATASCMTIVTHGDDATLEQIIKQLSKLPDVLKVQHFEDGEYVDRELVLVKVAVDSKHRAEVMQITDIFRAKIVDVQPKNLIIEITGDENKIEKFIGLMDNFGIVALTRTGKAAMPRA
- the ilvC gene encoding ketol-acid reductoisomerase: MAKVYTDKDADLGVLKNKTLAVLGFGSQGHAHALNLKDSGLKVIIGLYEGSKSIPVAKEKGFKVFSTAEAVKRADVIMVALPDTKQPACYAKDIAPNLTPGKTLVFSHGFSIHFKTIVPPKNVNVIMVAPKGPGHTVRRQYTEGKGVPCLIAVYQNPGKTAKKIALAWAKGIGGTRAGVIETNFKEETETDLFGEQTVLCGGISALVQAGFETLVEAGYSPEMAYFECLHELKLIVDLMNESGISGMRFSISETAKWGDITVGPKIVDASVKKRMKAALQDIQSGKFAKAWVKEYKGGYKKYHALLKKGENHPIEKVGTKLRSLMPWMGKKNIKGAQAAY
- a CDS encoding DUF1080 domain-containing protein, whose amino-acid sequence is MTLTNLNAPADESPGYTDTPIIPGQKWHVHDSNRPRPAVVTPAASFSLNAGAPSDAVVLFDGKDLSQWQNEHGGAAGWKVQNGYMEVTPAAGSIRTKQEFEDFQLHLEFASPVVVKGNSQGRGNSGIFLIGQYEAQVLDSYQNPTYADGQLGGMYGQFPPLANPSKKPGEWQSYDIIFEAPRWDAAGQLTRKAAVTIIVNGVVLQNHREYLGPTKHRELTSYNETKTSRGPIGLQDHGDLVRYRNIWIRPLGEIDRP